One stretch of Vulpes lagopus strain Blue_001 chromosome 12, ASM1834538v1, whole genome shotgun sequence DNA includes these proteins:
- the LOC121474095 gene encoding translation initiation factor IF-2-like: MMMMSSSLDGNEGLLPRALSPGGVAFADPAGLGDEPPAGPGRPAAEPSAQLAGQLLPAALPLGSRGSAPPPRPPHPGSVPSIPKLEFPAWGKGPVQIKGVRRARGAAVRWSSARRPAPPPEPAPRAAPAAAMSLPPARAPCAPRAPRVPRLPGGLCTLLLLLLLTPPRPLGSAGPVATIVRELRCVCLTTTPGIHPRMIAKVQVVAAGPQCPKVEVVATLKNRREVCLDPETPVLKKAIQKILDSGRKTD; this comes from the exons atgatgatgatg TCTTCCTCCTTAGATGGAAACGAGGGGCTTCTCCCAAGGGCTCTGTCCCCAGGAGGAGTGGCCTTCGCTGACCCGGCTGGCCTAGGGGATGAACCCCCTGCGGGACCAGGGCGGCCGGCCGCGGAGCCCAGCGCGCAGCTGGCGGGGCAGCTCCTCCCAGCCGCCCTGCCCCTCGGCTCCCGCGGCTCagcccctccaccccgccccccgcatcCCGGGAGCGTCCCGAGCATCCCGAAGCTGGAGTTTCCTGCCTGGGGGAAGGGGCCCGTGCAGATAAAAGGGGTGCGGAGGGCTCGGGGAGCCGCAGTGCGCTGGAGCTCcgcgcgccgccccgccccgcctccagAGCCCGCGCCCCGTGCAGCGCCCGCGGCCGCGATGagcctcccgcccgcccgcgccccctgcgccccccgcgccccccgcgtcCCCCGCCTGCCGGGCGGGCTCTGCacgctgctcctgctgctgctgctgacgCCGCCGCGGCCCCTGGGCAGCG CCGGCCCTGTGGCTACCATCGTGAGGGAGCTGCGTTGCGTGTGCCTGACCACCACTCCGGGCATTCATCCCAGGATGATCGCTAAAGTGCAGGTGGTCGCCGCCGGCCCCCAGTGCCCCAAGGTGGAAGTCGT AGCCACCCTGAAGAACAGGAGGGAAGTGTGCCTGGACCCAGAAACCCCAGTGCTGAAGAAGGCCATCCAGAAGATTTTGGACAG TGGAAGAAAAACTGATTAA
- the LOC121472639 gene encoding platelet basic protein-like has product MNLRPKATSSCTNASTLQVLQGLLLLSVLLTTLIPSTAGETKSVDCERFLELRCLCTKTVSGIHPSNIQNLEVLRAGPHCANVEVIATLKNGKRICLDPEAPKIKRIVQKILESAQ; this is encoded by the exons ATGAACCTCAGACCTAAGGCCACCTCCTCCTGTACCAACGCCAGCACTCTCCAGGTCCTACAGGGGCTGCTACTGCTGTCCGTGCTGCTGACTACACTCATCCCCTCGACTGCTGGAGAAA CTAAGAGTGTGGACTGTGAGCGGTTCTTGGAACTTCGCTGCCTGTGTACAAAGACTGTCTCTGGCATTCATCCAAGTAACATCCAAAATTTGGAGGTGCTCAGAGCAGGACCCCATTGTGCCAACGTCGAAGTGAT AGCCACGCTGAAGAATGGGAAGAGAATCTGCCTGGACCCAGAAGCTCCCAAAATCAAGAGAATAGTCCAGAAAATTTTGGAAAGTGCTCAGTGA